A single region of the Raphanus sativus cultivar WK10039 chromosome 1, ASM80110v3, whole genome shotgun sequence genome encodes:
- the LOC108857577 gene encoding uncharacterized protein LOC108857577, with amino-acid sequence MHLEKNKSKINMKFAKIQKRMITIILLCLLVTSSSETAPQTQLAAPLEPTGDVTNSPTKPQGFPAENQNQPILGQPSSASSVNQPLTGLNQPLTGFNQPSSSTGLNQPILGQPSSSVNQPLTGFNQPSSTGFNQPISSSSSNSALNQPFGNRINQNSLTGSNVPFLNGNSKLQVSITKIVFICIALLLALHGTDRN; translated from the coding sequence ATGCacttagaaaaaaacaaatcaaaaataaacatgaaattcGCCAAAATCCAAAAGAGGATGATCACAATCATTCTTCTCTGCCTTTTGGTTACATCATCTTCAGAGACTGCTCCACAAACTCAATTGGCCGCACCATTGGAACCTACAGGAGATGTCACCAATTCACCAACAAAGCCACAAGGTTTTCCAGCTGAGAACCAGAACCAACCAATTCTTGGTCAaccttcttctgcttcttctgtAAACCAGCCTTTAACCGGGTTAAATCAACCATTAACCGGATTTAATCAGCCATCCTCATCAACTGGACTCAACCAACCGATTCTTGGTCAACCATCTTCTTCTGTAAACCAACCTTTAACCGGGTTTAATCAACCATCATCAACTGGATTCAACCAACCaatttcttcttcatcctctaaTTCTGCTCTCAACCAGCCATTTGGGAATCGAATCAACCAAAACAGTCTCACGGGAAGCAACGTTCCATTTCTTAATGGAAACTCGAAGCTACAAGTCTCCATTACAAAGATTGTCTTCATCTGCATTGCTCTTCTCCTTGCTTTGCACGGTACAGACAGGAACTGA
- the LOC108830685 gene encoding protein PSK SIMULATOR 2 has product MGSVCSSGFKDDDHDPDKKLSSTVVDVDDDDKSRGFSGKLKSMRRRKPSDPYYSDHNGSSRRKTSKPNNENHVSFSGELGPVPPLRSDSTKFMQRNSFLGRAGVMGLEKAVGVIDTLGSSMSGMNPVNGFHSGVLSSSRGGLKVTILAFEVANTIAKGAALLQSLSEESLKLMKKDMLRSKGVKKLVSTDTTELQILAASDKREELDLFSGEVIRFGNMCKDLQWHYLDRYFNKLDTENSEHIVLKDEAETAMHELVTLARFTSELYHEWQALDRFEQDYKRKMAEVESLNLSRRGESVVILQSELKQQRKLVRSLQKKSLWSRNLGEIIEKLVDVVCYIRQTIVEVFGNNGLKANEGKQGRERLGEAGLSLHYANLIQQIDSIASRPSSLPSNVRDTLYNALPVYVKTALRPRLQGLDPEEELSVSEIKAEMEKSLKWLVPFATNTTKAHQGFGWVGEWANSKIEFGKAKGESNGNPTRLQTLHHADKPKVDSYVLELVVWLHRLIKSSKKRVHGVKLPETNHASQPNSITISNTQLSLSPDFTYKKQLSLEDRMLLDSVKSIRFGPNLSKSQEFVGLKKKNKKGIKIWAFSRSTGHSPKVDLSGENSSSDLDVLDGLDFASRTGF; this is encoded by the exons ATGGGAAGTGTTTGTTCTTCTGGTTTCAAAGATGATGATCATGATCCTGATAAGAAGCTGAGTTCCACCGTtgttgatgttgatgatgatgataagtcAAGAGGTTTCTCTGGGAAGCTCAAGTccatgagaagaagaaaacccTCTGATCCGTATTATTCTGACCATAACGGTAGCTCAAGGAGGAAAACTTCCAAGCCTAATAATGAGAACCACGTCAGCTTTTCCGGTGAACTCGGCCCTGTGCCTCCGTTAAGATCAGACTCCACCaag tTTATGCAGAGGAATTCGTTTCTGGGAAGGGCAGGGGTGATGGGGCTAGAGAAGGCGGTTGGCGTTATAGACACGCTAGGGAGCAGCATGTCTGGTATGAACCCGGTCAACGGGTTTCACTCGGGTGTCTTATCATCGTCTCGTGGTGGTCTCAAAGTCACTATATTGGCATTCGAAGTGGCTAACACGATAGCTAAAGGTGCTGCTTTGCTGCAATCTCTCTCTGAAGAGAGTCTCAAGCTCATGAAGAAGGATATGTTGCGTTCCAAGGGTGTTAAGAAGTTGGTTTCTACTGACACCACCGAGTTGCAAATTCTTGCTGCTTCTGACAAAAG GGAGGAACTCGATCTTTTTTCTGGAGAGGTGATCAGGTTTGGGAATATGTGCAAAGACCTACAGTGGCACTATCTTGATAGATATTTTAACAA GCTTGACACAGAGAACTCGGAGCATATAGTGCTCAAAGATGAGGCAGAGACAGCGATGCACGAGCTCGTCACTCTTGCCCGATTCACTtct GAATTATATCACGAGTGGCAAGCTTTGGATAGGTTTGAACAAGATTACAAGAGAAAGATGGCAGAAGTAGAGTCTTTGAACCTTTCAAGGAGAG GAGAGAGTGTCGTCATCTTACAAAGCGAACTAAAACAACAGAGGAAACTCGTACGGAGCTTACAGAAGAAGTCGCTCTGGTCCCGGAATCTGGGAGAG ATAATTGAGAAGCTTGTGGATGTGGTTTGTTATATACGTCAAACGATTGTGGAAGTTTTTGGAAACAACG GTCTAAAAGCCAATGAAGGGAAGCAGGGAAGAGAACGATTAGGTGAAGCCGGTCTTTCGTTACACTATGCTAATCTAATCCAACAAATTGATAGTATC GCGTCCCGACCTTCATCACTTCCTTCTAACGTAAGGGACACTCTGTACAATGCATTGCCTGTTTATGTCAAGACAGCTCTTCGTCCTCGGCTACAAGGTCTTGATCCTGAGGAAGAG CTTTCAGTATCTGAGATCAAAGCTGAAATGGAGAAGTCACTTAAATGGCTTGTCCCATTCGCCACAAACACCACCAA GGCTCATCAAGGCTTTGGATGGGTAGGCGAGTGGGCAAATTCAAA GATAGAGTTTGGGAAAGCAAAAGGGGAGAGCAACGGGAACCCAACACGACTTCAGACACTTCATCACGCGGATAAACCAAAAGTTGATTCGTACGTACTTGAGCTCGTTGTATGGCTTCATCGACTAATAAAGTCATCAAAGAAACGAGTTCACGGCGTTAAGCTTCCAGAAACCAACCACGCCTCTCAACCCAACAGCATAACCATCTCCAACACGCAACTCTCCCTCTCCCCTGACTTCACCTATAAAAAACAACTCTCTCTAGAGGACAGGATGCTGTTGGACAGTGTAAAAAGCATAAGATTTGGTCCTAATCTAAGTAAGAGTCAAGAGTTCGTTGGCCTgaagaaaaagaacaagaaagGAATCAAGATCTGGGCGTTTAGCAGAAGTACAGGTCACTCTCCAAAAGTTGATCTTTCAGGTGAGAACTCCTCTAGTGATTTGGATGTTCTTGATGGTTTGGATTTCGCTTCTCGAACCGGTTTTTGA